In Astatotilapia calliptera chromosome 16, fAstCal1.2, whole genome shotgun sequence, one genomic interval encodes:
- the rapgef4a gene encoding rap guanine nucleotide exchange factor 4 isoform X3: MAGLLAPPYGVMESGCNADRLPDKENISNNSFVVSKPLNKKSFIQSPAKPHPKCFSQVPSEKILRAGQILRNAILSRAPHMIRDRKYHLKTYRRCCVGTELVDWQLQQSSCVHSRVQAVGMWQVLLEEGVLNHVDQELSFQDKYLFYRFLDDEQEDASFPTEDERRESQEELQDTLLLLSQIGPDAHLRMILRKPPSERTADDLEIIYEELLHIKALSHLSTTVKRELAGVLIFESHAKAGTVLFNQGEEGTSWYIILKGSVNVVIYGKGVVCTLHEGDDFGKLALVNDAPRAASIVLREDNCHFLRVDKEDFNRILRDVEANTVRLKEHGQDVLVLEKSLSSSRTSVQGSSSSHYKYNVMSGTPEKILEHLLEMMRLDSQFTESDSALDDFVLMHCVFIPNTQLCPVLMSHYHAQASQGSEQEKLDYTLNNKRRVIRLVMHWAAVNGDHLQEEDVSGLFLEEFFMAVSNDAKAFPALRDQLTELERIVKRNAEDARSSQKKHKVLLRHFSVGEEKLQKRQPIRSNDEILFKVYCCDHTYTTIRVPVAASVREVIGAVADKLGSAEDLLLVGLSSAGEKTIFKPSDMSVFSTLSINGRLFVCRRDQLDSLTTLPEQEGPSTGSLASFELMSSKDVAYHMTSYDWELFHCVHELELIYHTFGRQYVKKTTVNLDLFLRRFNEIQFWVITEMCLCPQLSKRVQLLKKFIKIAAHCKEYRNLNAFFAIIMGLSNPAVCRLSQTWEKLPSKFKKFYVEFENLMDPSRNHRAYRLTVAKLEPPIIPFMPLLIKDMTFTHEGNKTFIDSLVNFEKMRMIANTVKIVRYCRSQRFSPESPLPSKNHPDVWTYIRQLNVIDNQRMLTQLSHGLEPRRS; encoded by the exons ATGGCTGGACTACTCGCCCCACCCTATGGTGTCATGGAAAGCGGTTGTAACGCAGACA GACTGCCTGACAAAGAGAACATAAGCAACAACTCGTTTGTTGTCTCCAAACCTCTGAATAAG AAGTCATTCATTCAAAGTCCAGCCAAACCCCACCCTAAATGCTTTTCTCAG GTCCCCTCCGAGAAGATCCTCCGTGCAGGGCAGATTCTCCGGAATGCCATCCTCTCCAGGGCGCCTCACATGATCAGAGACAGGAAGTACCATTTGAAGACGTACAG GCGGTGTTGTGTGGGGACAGAACTGGTTGACTGGCAATTGCAGCAGAGCTCATGTGTCCACTCTCGCGTTCAGGCTGTAGGCATGTGGCAGGTGCTGCTGGAAGAAGGTGTTCTCAACCACG TGGACCAGGAGCTGAGCTTCCAGGACAAGTACCTTTTTTACCGCTTTCTGGACGATGAACAGGAGGATGCCAGTTTCCCCACTGAAGACGAAAGAAGGGAGAGCCAAGAGGAGCTACAGGATACCTTGCTGCTTCTCTCGCAGATCGGGCCTGATGCCCATCTGAGGATGATCCTGAGGAAACC TCCATCTGAAAGGACAGCAGATGATTTGGAGATCATTTATGAGGAGTTGCTTCATATTAAGGCCTTGTCACACCTCTCCACCACT gtgaagagagagctggcCGGAGTGCTGATCTTTGAGTCCCATGCAAAGGCAGGAACAGTAT TGTTCAATCAGGGTGAGGAGGGCACATCCTGGTACATCATTTTAAAGGGCTCAGTCAATGTTGTCATCTATGGAAAA GGTGTTGTTTGCACTCTTCATGAAGGAGACGACTTTGGGAAGCTGGCGCTTGTCAACGACGCCCCCCGCGCCGCCTCCATTGTCCTGCGAGAGGACAACTGTCATTTCCTGAGAGTCGACAAGGAGGATTTTAACAGGATTTTGAGG GATGTGGAAGCCAACACTGTGCGACTGAAGGAGCACGGTCAGGACGTTCTGGTGTTAGAGAAGAGCCTCAGCAGCAGTCGAACATCTGTCCAGGGATCCTCTTCCTCTCATTACAA ATACAACGTAATGTCTGGGACGCCGGAGAAGATTTTGGAGCACCTCCTTGAAATGATGCGATTGGATTCTCAATTCACAGAGTCAG actcAGCCTTAGATGACTTTGTGCTCATGCACTGTGTCTTCATACCCAACACTCAGCTGTGTCCGGTGTTGATGTCCCA CTACCATGCCCAGGCCTCGCAGGGATCTGAACAGGAGAAGCTGGACTACACGCTTAATAACAAGCGCAGGGTGATCCGGCTGGTGATGCACTGGGCTGCCGTAAATGGGGATCACCTGCAGGAAGAGGATGTCTCAGGGTTGTTTCTGGAG gagtttttCATGGCAGTATCTAATGATGCCAAAGCCTTTCCTGCCCTCAGGGATCAACTAACAGAACTGGAAAGAATTGTAAAACGCAA TGCTGAAGATGCCAGATCCTCACAGAAAAAG CACAAAGTCCTGCTGCGGCATTTCAGTGTGGGAGAGGAGAAGCTTCAGAAACGTCAGCCCATCAGGAGTAACGATGAAA TCCTGTTCAAAGTCTACTGCTGTGACCACACCTACACCACAATCCGGGTCCCTGTAGCCGCTTCAGTTAGGGAGGTTATCGGTGCTGTGGCTGACAAGCTGGGGTCAGCGGAGGACCTGCTCCTGGTCGGCCTCAGTTCGGCAGGAG AGAAAACCATCTTTAAGCCCAGTGATATGTCGGTGTTCTCCACACTCAGCATTAATGGACGGCTGTTTGTGTGTCGGAGGGACCAGTTGGATTCTTTG ACCACTTTACCTGAGCAGGAGGGTCCCTCTACAGGATCACTGGCCAGCTTTGAGTTAATGAGCTCTAAGGACGTGGCTTACCACATGACTTCCTATGACTGGGAACTTTTCCACTGTGTACATGAG CTTGAACTCATCTATCACACATTTGGGAGACAATATGTGAAGAAAACCACTGTGAACCTGGACCTGTTCCTGAGGAGGTTCAATGAAATTCAGTTTTGGGTGATCACTGAGATGTGTTTGTGTCCTCAGCTGAGCAAGCGAGTACAGCTTCTTAAGAAGTTTATCAAGATCGCTGCCCA CTGCAAGGAGTACAGAAATCTGAATGCCTTCTTTGCTATCATTATGGGCCTAAGTAACCCGGCTGTTTGCAGACTGAGTCAGACATGGGag AAACTTCCCAGTAAATTCAAGAAGTTTTATGTGGAATTTGAAAACTTGATG GATCCGTCCAGGAACCACAGGGCGTACCGGCTAACAGTAGCCAAACTGGAACCTCCCATCATTCCTTTCATGCCCCTGTTGATCAAAG ACATGACATTTACTCATGAGGGCAACAAAACATTTATCGACAGTTTGGTCAATTTTGAGAAAATG CGGATGATAGCTAACACAGTGAAAATAGTGAGATACTGTAGAAGCCAGAGATTCA GTCCAGAGTCACCACTGCCAAGCAAGAACCACCCTGACGTTTGGACTTATATTCGTCAGCTTAATGTGATCGATAACCAAAGGATGCTTACTCAGCTCTCTCATGGACTTGAGCCCCGCAGGTCTTGA
- the rapgef4a gene encoding rap guanine nucleotide exchange factor 4 isoform X1, translating to MVAAHTSSHSSESAEWMICLDKRPAERSGADVDIILARLKNVKAFERFHPSLLQQICLCGFYECLEKGITIFRQGDIGTCWYAVLSGSLDVKVSETSSYQDAVTICTLGTGTAFGESILDNTPRHATIITREFSELLRIEQREFRSLWEKYHHCMAGLLAPPYGVMESGCNADRLPDKENISNNSFVVSKPLNKKSFIQSPAKPHPKCFSQVPSEKILRAGQILRNAILSRAPHMIRDRKYHLKTYRRCCVGTELVDWQLQQSSCVHSRVQAVGMWQVLLEEGVLNHVDQELSFQDKYLFYRFLDDEQEDASFPTEDERRESQEELQDTLLLLSQIGPDAHLRMILRKPPSERTADDLEIIYEELLHIKALSHLSTTVKRELAGVLIFESHAKAGTVLFNQGEEGTSWYIILKGSVNVVIYGKGVVCTLHEGDDFGKLALVNDAPRAASIVLREDNCHFLRVDKEDFNRILRDVEANTVRLKEHGQDVLVLEKSLSSSRTSVQGSSSSHYKYNVMSGTPEKILEHLLEMMRLDSQFTESDSALDDFVLMHCVFIPNTQLCPVLMSHYHAQASQGSEQEKLDYTLNNKRRVIRLVMHWAAVNGDHLQEEDVSGLFLEEFFMAVSNDAKAFPALRDQLTELERIVKRNAEDARSSQKKHKVLLRHFSVGEEKLQKRQPIRSNDEILFKVYCCDHTYTTIRVPVAASVREVIGAVADKLGSAEDLLLVGLSSAGEKTIFKPSDMSVFSTLSINGRLFVCRRDQLDSLTTLPEQEGPSTGSLASFELMSSKDVAYHMTSYDWELFHCVHELELIYHTFGRQYVKKTTVNLDLFLRRFNEIQFWVITEMCLCPQLSKRVQLLKKFIKIAAHCKEYRNLNAFFAIIMGLSNPAVCRLSQTWEKLPSKFKKFYVEFENLMDPSRNHRAYRLTVAKLEPPIIPFMPLLIKDMTFTHEGNKTFIDSLVNFEKMRMIANTVKIVRYCRSQRFSPESPLPSKNHPDVWTYIRQLNVIDNQRMLTQLSHGLEPRRS from the exons ACCAGCAGAGCGCTCGGGGGCAGATGTTGACATAATCCTGGCACGGCTGAAAAATGTGAAGGCCTTTGAGAGATTCCACCCCAGTTTGCTGCAGCAGATATGCCTGTGCGGATTTTACGAGTGCTTGGAAAAAggcatcacca taTTTCGACAAGGAGATATTGGCACGTGCTGGTATGCTGTTCTCTCAGGTTCGCTGGATGTAAAGGTGTCCGAGACATCAAGTTATCAG GATGCTGTTACTATATGCACACTGGGGACGGGAACGGCCTTTGGGGAGTCAATCCTGGATAACACTCCCCGACATGCTACCATCATTACACGGGAATTCAGTGAGCTCCTACGCATCGAGCAGAGGGAGTTTAGGTCTCTGTGGGAG aaatATCATCACTGTATGGCTGGACTACTCGCCCCACCCTATGGTGTCATGGAAAGCGGTTGTAACGCAGACA GACTGCCTGACAAAGAGAACATAAGCAACAACTCGTTTGTTGTCTCCAAACCTCTGAATAAG AAGTCATTCATTCAAAGTCCAGCCAAACCCCACCCTAAATGCTTTTCTCAG GTCCCCTCCGAGAAGATCCTCCGTGCAGGGCAGATTCTCCGGAATGCCATCCTCTCCAGGGCGCCTCACATGATCAGAGACAGGAAGTACCATTTGAAGACGTACAG GCGGTGTTGTGTGGGGACAGAACTGGTTGACTGGCAATTGCAGCAGAGCTCATGTGTCCACTCTCGCGTTCAGGCTGTAGGCATGTGGCAGGTGCTGCTGGAAGAAGGTGTTCTCAACCACG TGGACCAGGAGCTGAGCTTCCAGGACAAGTACCTTTTTTACCGCTTTCTGGACGATGAACAGGAGGATGCCAGTTTCCCCACTGAAGACGAAAGAAGGGAGAGCCAAGAGGAGCTACAGGATACCTTGCTGCTTCTCTCGCAGATCGGGCCTGATGCCCATCTGAGGATGATCCTGAGGAAACC TCCATCTGAAAGGACAGCAGATGATTTGGAGATCATTTATGAGGAGTTGCTTCATATTAAGGCCTTGTCACACCTCTCCACCACT gtgaagagagagctggcCGGAGTGCTGATCTTTGAGTCCCATGCAAAGGCAGGAACAGTAT TGTTCAATCAGGGTGAGGAGGGCACATCCTGGTACATCATTTTAAAGGGCTCAGTCAATGTTGTCATCTATGGAAAA GGTGTTGTTTGCACTCTTCATGAAGGAGACGACTTTGGGAAGCTGGCGCTTGTCAACGACGCCCCCCGCGCCGCCTCCATTGTCCTGCGAGAGGACAACTGTCATTTCCTGAGAGTCGACAAGGAGGATTTTAACAGGATTTTGAGG GATGTGGAAGCCAACACTGTGCGACTGAAGGAGCACGGTCAGGACGTTCTGGTGTTAGAGAAGAGCCTCAGCAGCAGTCGAACATCTGTCCAGGGATCCTCTTCCTCTCATTACAA ATACAACGTAATGTCTGGGACGCCGGAGAAGATTTTGGAGCACCTCCTTGAAATGATGCGATTGGATTCTCAATTCACAGAGTCAG actcAGCCTTAGATGACTTTGTGCTCATGCACTGTGTCTTCATACCCAACACTCAGCTGTGTCCGGTGTTGATGTCCCA CTACCATGCCCAGGCCTCGCAGGGATCTGAACAGGAGAAGCTGGACTACACGCTTAATAACAAGCGCAGGGTGATCCGGCTGGTGATGCACTGGGCTGCCGTAAATGGGGATCACCTGCAGGAAGAGGATGTCTCAGGGTTGTTTCTGGAG gagtttttCATGGCAGTATCTAATGATGCCAAAGCCTTTCCTGCCCTCAGGGATCAACTAACAGAACTGGAAAGAATTGTAAAACGCAA TGCTGAAGATGCCAGATCCTCACAGAAAAAG CACAAAGTCCTGCTGCGGCATTTCAGTGTGGGAGAGGAGAAGCTTCAGAAACGTCAGCCCATCAGGAGTAACGATGAAA TCCTGTTCAAAGTCTACTGCTGTGACCACACCTACACCACAATCCGGGTCCCTGTAGCCGCTTCAGTTAGGGAGGTTATCGGTGCTGTGGCTGACAAGCTGGGGTCAGCGGAGGACCTGCTCCTGGTCGGCCTCAGTTCGGCAGGAG AGAAAACCATCTTTAAGCCCAGTGATATGTCGGTGTTCTCCACACTCAGCATTAATGGACGGCTGTTTGTGTGTCGGAGGGACCAGTTGGATTCTTTG ACCACTTTACCTGAGCAGGAGGGTCCCTCTACAGGATCACTGGCCAGCTTTGAGTTAATGAGCTCTAAGGACGTGGCTTACCACATGACTTCCTATGACTGGGAACTTTTCCACTGTGTACATGAG CTTGAACTCATCTATCACACATTTGGGAGACAATATGTGAAGAAAACCACTGTGAACCTGGACCTGTTCCTGAGGAGGTTCAATGAAATTCAGTTTTGGGTGATCACTGAGATGTGTTTGTGTCCTCAGCTGAGCAAGCGAGTACAGCTTCTTAAGAAGTTTATCAAGATCGCTGCCCA CTGCAAGGAGTACAGAAATCTGAATGCCTTCTTTGCTATCATTATGGGCCTAAGTAACCCGGCTGTTTGCAGACTGAGTCAGACATGGGag AAACTTCCCAGTAAATTCAAGAAGTTTTATGTGGAATTTGAAAACTTGATG GATCCGTCCAGGAACCACAGGGCGTACCGGCTAACAGTAGCCAAACTGGAACCTCCCATCATTCCTTTCATGCCCCTGTTGATCAAAG ACATGACATTTACTCATGAGGGCAACAAAACATTTATCGACAGTTTGGTCAATTTTGAGAAAATG CGGATGATAGCTAACACAGTGAAAATAGTGAGATACTGTAGAAGCCAGAGATTCA GTCCAGAGTCACCACTGCCAAGCAAGAACCACCCTGACGTTTGGACTTATATTCGTCAGCTTAATGTGATCGATAACCAAAGGATGCTTACTCAGCTCTCTCATGGACTTGAGCCCCGCAGGTCTTGA
- the rapgef4a gene encoding rap guanine nucleotide exchange factor 4 isoform X2 has product MVAAHTSSHSSESAEWMICLDKRPAERSGADVDIILARLKNVKAFERFHPSLLQQICLCGFYECLEKGITIFRQGDIGTCWYAVLSGSLDVKVSETSSYQDAVTICTLGTGTAFGESILDNTPRHATIITREFSELLRIEQREFRSLWEKYHHCMAGLLAPPYGVMESGCNADRLPDKENISNNSFVVSKPLNKVPSEKILRAGQILRNAILSRAPHMIRDRKYHLKTYRRCCVGTELVDWQLQQSSCVHSRVQAVGMWQVLLEEGVLNHVDQELSFQDKYLFYRFLDDEQEDASFPTEDERRESQEELQDTLLLLSQIGPDAHLRMILRKPPSERTADDLEIIYEELLHIKALSHLSTTVKRELAGVLIFESHAKAGTVLFNQGEEGTSWYIILKGSVNVVIYGKGVVCTLHEGDDFGKLALVNDAPRAASIVLREDNCHFLRVDKEDFNRILRDVEANTVRLKEHGQDVLVLEKSLSSSRTSVQGSSSSHYKYNVMSGTPEKILEHLLEMMRLDSQFTESDSALDDFVLMHCVFIPNTQLCPVLMSHYHAQASQGSEQEKLDYTLNNKRRVIRLVMHWAAVNGDHLQEEDVSGLFLEEFFMAVSNDAKAFPALRDQLTELERIVKRNAEDARSSQKKHKVLLRHFSVGEEKLQKRQPIRSNDEILFKVYCCDHTYTTIRVPVAASVREVIGAVADKLGSAEDLLLVGLSSAGEKTIFKPSDMSVFSTLSINGRLFVCRRDQLDSLTTLPEQEGPSTGSLASFELMSSKDVAYHMTSYDWELFHCVHELELIYHTFGRQYVKKTTVNLDLFLRRFNEIQFWVITEMCLCPQLSKRVQLLKKFIKIAAHCKEYRNLNAFFAIIMGLSNPAVCRLSQTWEKLPSKFKKFYVEFENLMDPSRNHRAYRLTVAKLEPPIIPFMPLLIKDMTFTHEGNKTFIDSLVNFEKMRMIANTVKIVRYCRSQRFSPESPLPSKNHPDVWTYIRQLNVIDNQRMLTQLSHGLEPRRS; this is encoded by the exons ACCAGCAGAGCGCTCGGGGGCAGATGTTGACATAATCCTGGCACGGCTGAAAAATGTGAAGGCCTTTGAGAGATTCCACCCCAGTTTGCTGCAGCAGATATGCCTGTGCGGATTTTACGAGTGCTTGGAAAAAggcatcacca taTTTCGACAAGGAGATATTGGCACGTGCTGGTATGCTGTTCTCTCAGGTTCGCTGGATGTAAAGGTGTCCGAGACATCAAGTTATCAG GATGCTGTTACTATATGCACACTGGGGACGGGAACGGCCTTTGGGGAGTCAATCCTGGATAACACTCCCCGACATGCTACCATCATTACACGGGAATTCAGTGAGCTCCTACGCATCGAGCAGAGGGAGTTTAGGTCTCTGTGGGAG aaatATCATCACTGTATGGCTGGACTACTCGCCCCACCCTATGGTGTCATGGAAAGCGGTTGTAACGCAGACA GACTGCCTGACAAAGAGAACATAAGCAACAACTCGTTTGTTGTCTCCAAACCTCTGAATAAG GTCCCCTCCGAGAAGATCCTCCGTGCAGGGCAGATTCTCCGGAATGCCATCCTCTCCAGGGCGCCTCACATGATCAGAGACAGGAAGTACCATTTGAAGACGTACAG GCGGTGTTGTGTGGGGACAGAACTGGTTGACTGGCAATTGCAGCAGAGCTCATGTGTCCACTCTCGCGTTCAGGCTGTAGGCATGTGGCAGGTGCTGCTGGAAGAAGGTGTTCTCAACCACG TGGACCAGGAGCTGAGCTTCCAGGACAAGTACCTTTTTTACCGCTTTCTGGACGATGAACAGGAGGATGCCAGTTTCCCCACTGAAGACGAAAGAAGGGAGAGCCAAGAGGAGCTACAGGATACCTTGCTGCTTCTCTCGCAGATCGGGCCTGATGCCCATCTGAGGATGATCCTGAGGAAACC TCCATCTGAAAGGACAGCAGATGATTTGGAGATCATTTATGAGGAGTTGCTTCATATTAAGGCCTTGTCACACCTCTCCACCACT gtgaagagagagctggcCGGAGTGCTGATCTTTGAGTCCCATGCAAAGGCAGGAACAGTAT TGTTCAATCAGGGTGAGGAGGGCACATCCTGGTACATCATTTTAAAGGGCTCAGTCAATGTTGTCATCTATGGAAAA GGTGTTGTTTGCACTCTTCATGAAGGAGACGACTTTGGGAAGCTGGCGCTTGTCAACGACGCCCCCCGCGCCGCCTCCATTGTCCTGCGAGAGGACAACTGTCATTTCCTGAGAGTCGACAAGGAGGATTTTAACAGGATTTTGAGG GATGTGGAAGCCAACACTGTGCGACTGAAGGAGCACGGTCAGGACGTTCTGGTGTTAGAGAAGAGCCTCAGCAGCAGTCGAACATCTGTCCAGGGATCCTCTTCCTCTCATTACAA ATACAACGTAATGTCTGGGACGCCGGAGAAGATTTTGGAGCACCTCCTTGAAATGATGCGATTGGATTCTCAATTCACAGAGTCAG actcAGCCTTAGATGACTTTGTGCTCATGCACTGTGTCTTCATACCCAACACTCAGCTGTGTCCGGTGTTGATGTCCCA CTACCATGCCCAGGCCTCGCAGGGATCTGAACAGGAGAAGCTGGACTACACGCTTAATAACAAGCGCAGGGTGATCCGGCTGGTGATGCACTGGGCTGCCGTAAATGGGGATCACCTGCAGGAAGAGGATGTCTCAGGGTTGTTTCTGGAG gagtttttCATGGCAGTATCTAATGATGCCAAAGCCTTTCCTGCCCTCAGGGATCAACTAACAGAACTGGAAAGAATTGTAAAACGCAA TGCTGAAGATGCCAGATCCTCACAGAAAAAG CACAAAGTCCTGCTGCGGCATTTCAGTGTGGGAGAGGAGAAGCTTCAGAAACGTCAGCCCATCAGGAGTAACGATGAAA TCCTGTTCAAAGTCTACTGCTGTGACCACACCTACACCACAATCCGGGTCCCTGTAGCCGCTTCAGTTAGGGAGGTTATCGGTGCTGTGGCTGACAAGCTGGGGTCAGCGGAGGACCTGCTCCTGGTCGGCCTCAGTTCGGCAGGAG AGAAAACCATCTTTAAGCCCAGTGATATGTCGGTGTTCTCCACACTCAGCATTAATGGACGGCTGTTTGTGTGTCGGAGGGACCAGTTGGATTCTTTG ACCACTTTACCTGAGCAGGAGGGTCCCTCTACAGGATCACTGGCCAGCTTTGAGTTAATGAGCTCTAAGGACGTGGCTTACCACATGACTTCCTATGACTGGGAACTTTTCCACTGTGTACATGAG CTTGAACTCATCTATCACACATTTGGGAGACAATATGTGAAGAAAACCACTGTGAACCTGGACCTGTTCCTGAGGAGGTTCAATGAAATTCAGTTTTGGGTGATCACTGAGATGTGTTTGTGTCCTCAGCTGAGCAAGCGAGTACAGCTTCTTAAGAAGTTTATCAAGATCGCTGCCCA CTGCAAGGAGTACAGAAATCTGAATGCCTTCTTTGCTATCATTATGGGCCTAAGTAACCCGGCTGTTTGCAGACTGAGTCAGACATGGGag AAACTTCCCAGTAAATTCAAGAAGTTTTATGTGGAATTTGAAAACTTGATG GATCCGTCCAGGAACCACAGGGCGTACCGGCTAACAGTAGCCAAACTGGAACCTCCCATCATTCCTTTCATGCCCCTGTTGATCAAAG ACATGACATTTACTCATGAGGGCAACAAAACATTTATCGACAGTTTGGTCAATTTTGAGAAAATG CGGATGATAGCTAACACAGTGAAAATAGTGAGATACTGTAGAAGCCAGAGATTCA GTCCAGAGTCACCACTGCCAAGCAAGAACCACCCTGACGTTTGGACTTATATTCGTCAGCTTAATGTGATCGATAACCAAAGGATGCTTACTCAGCTCTCTCATGGACTTGAGCCCCGCAGGTCTTGA